Within the Candidatus Dormiibacterota bacterium genome, the region GAGGTTGATCCGGCGCGCCTCCTTGAGCTCGGCAATCGCCTCTTTGTTGTTCCCGAGGTAGAACAGGTTCCGCCCGTGGTTGTAGCGGACGATCGAGACATCGGCGTAGGTCCTGGCCGCCTTGTCCAGGTACGGCTCGGCCTTCCAGTAGTCGCGGCTGTCCATGAAGTACGTGCCCAGGCTGAACAGCGCGTCGAGGTTGCCCGGTTCGACCTCGAGAACGCCGCGCCATTCTCCCAGGGCACCGTCGACGTCCGCCTGCTGCATCAGCGCCTCTCCCATGACCCAGCGCGCCTGCACGGTCTGCCCCAGAGACTGCAGCTCGCGGGCGATCTCCTTGGCTCGCACCGGATCGCCGGCGATCCCGAGGTACGACTTCGCTAGGTTGTACAGGAAGTCGGCCTTCTCCTCCGGGGTCGCACCGTAATTCTTCAGGTGAGGCAGGACGGAGCCCCCGGCCTCTTCAAGCGCAGCGACCAGGGCGCTGTTGCCGTGCACGGTCATGTCGCGGGCCGAGGCGAACTCGACCGCCGCGTGATCGTCGTCGTTGAGCGGACCTTCGGACAGGGCCTTGCGCAGACCGTCCCCGGCGAGGCGGAAGGTGTAGAGGATCTCGTTCGCGCCGATGACCGTGACGCGGTGCAGGTCGTGCGACACGTCGCTCGTGGACGAGATGACGTTGCGGAACCAGCCGGCGTCGAGACTCAGAGGCTCGGCGGAGCCGAGGAGGAGGAGATCCTCGTCGGAGATCCGGAACACCAGGATCGACGGGAAGACACGCGCGAAGGAGCGCATCACCGCCCGCAGCTCGGCCTCCCCCGTCGAGGCCAGCGGCACCCGCAGCGAGACGAGGCCGCCGCTGTTCAGCCTGTCCTTCAGGAGGGCGAGCCCCTCGGTCGTGACGAGCGACGCGCTCTGAGGCAGCCACGGCTCGAGGCCGGCCACCAGGATCACATCGTAGCGGGCCGGGGCGGCGAGGAGGCGGGCGCGCGCCGCGTCCACGACCCGCAGCAGGCGCGGGTCGTCGACCGGGGAGTTGTTGTAGGAGGCGAAATTCTTCGAGGCCTCGAACAGCGCCGGCTCCCGCTCGATGACGGTGAGCGACTTCACCGGGTGCCTCAGTACGGATCCCGCCGTGATGCCGTCCAGGAAATCGATCTGCAGGACCGTCTCGGTCGGTCCGTGCACCAGGACCGGGATGTGTCCCTGCAGGACCTGCGTCCTGATGTCGTTTCCGGTCGTCGCCTCCACCTTCCCGTCCACCGTGAGAGTGAGCACCTCCTCAGGCGGCATCCCCTCGGCCGGCCGCAGCGTGCGCTCGACCATCACCGAGGACTCCTTCCCCTCGTGATAGAACAGGAGGTCGATCCCCTGACGGGCCGCCAGGTAGTCCGCCACCGACCCGAATCGCTCGATCGATCGGGCGCCGTAGCGGTACAGACCGGCATCGATGATGCGCGGGTCCCAGGAGGCCGGGTACCCGCCCAGGACGATCATCAGGCCAAGCAGGAACAGGGCCAGTGTCGGGCGGAGTGTCGGGTTCCTGAACCGCGCGAAGGCCAGGAACAGGATCGCCGCGAGCAGCCCCACGGCGGAGACGAGGGACAGCGAGCGCCTCAGGCCGAACGCCGGGATCGCCAGGAGCCCTATCACCAGATCCGCGAGCACGATGCCGAGGGCGAAAAAGATCACCACGCCGGGTGCCGGGCGCCGCAGGACACGCGCCCCCTGCCCCAGAAGGGGCAGCGCCGCCCCCAGGAAGAGCGCCGCGGGGAGCATCAGGCTCATCGCCGCCAGCGTCGCCGGCAGCTGCGTCAGGCCGGGGCGTGACAGGAACGGCGTGAGCTTCAGGTAGAACAGGGCGACCTGGGGCACCAGGTACATCGAGGCGTAGGCCCCGAGCGACGCCGCCCCCGCGAGGGCGGAGAGGGTCGCGAAGGGGCCTCTCAGGCGGTCGGCCAGAGCGGACGAGAGGAAGACTCCCAGGGCCAGGGCCAGGAGAAAGACCGCCCCGGTCGTGGCGCGCGCCTCCAGCGTGCGACCGACGATGAACGACAGCGTCCGGTCCCACACCAGCAGAAAGGCCCAGCCGGTGAACGCGAACAGCGCCATGGCCGCGCCCAGGGCGCCTGCCCGGACGGTCGTCGTGGCCGGCGGGTGCTCCGCGAGGTGCGGACCCTCCGCCGCGACATCGACCCCGGCCAGGACGGTGCCGATCGCCCCCGGTCCTTCCAGGCCACGCTGCCGCAGCAGGAGGGATCCAGCCGCGGCGATTCCGGCCAGCGCCAGTCCCATCAGGACGCTTCCCCGGACACCGAGCGAGGGCAGGACCAGGGTTCCCGCCACCGCCAGACCCAGGGCGCTTCCCGCGAGCGACAGACCGAAGGCGAAGCCGAGGCTCAGCCCCGCCCCTTCGGGACGGGCGGTGATGAGGCGCGACAGGATCGGAATCGTCGCGCAGTAGAGGGCCGCCGGCAGGGCGAACATCCCGGCCGCCAGGAGGAGCCGCAGCCCGAACTCCCCCACCGTCGAATGCCCCAGGACCGGCCAGAGGACCAGGTACAGCGCGCGCGTGACGCGGAAGATGCCGACCGAGGCCAGCGCCGCCAGCCCGAATCCCGCCTCGGTCAGCGTCAGGAGGGCCATCGGGGCCGCCGCGTGCCGGCTGCGCACGCCGGCGAACGCGGCCCCAAGGGCGCCCGCGATCGCGAGCACCGTTATGGCCGAGCAGGCGGCCCCCGACGTGAAGCCGGCCGTGAGGGAGAACACCCGGAAGGCGCCGACCGCGAGGATGGCCGCGGACGCTGCGTGCGTCAGGTACAGCGCGAAGAGCACGGTCGGAACGACGAGGGCGCCCCGGACAAGGGCGGCCCCGGTTGGGCTGTCCGCGGCCCGGGCGCTTGCGCTCTCGCTCATAGGAGGACGGATTGTATCATCGCAGACGTCTCCCCTCCCGGCTGAAGATACGCGGCCTGAGGAGGCCCAGACGGCTCAGGCGATACAGAAACGCCGTGCGCAGCACACCCAGGCCATAGCGCAGGCTCGAAACGAAACCGATCGAGGAGGCCTCCTTGAAGTACGCGCAGGGACTGCTCACCTCGCCGATCGAGAAGCCGAAATGGATCGTCTGGCACAGCATCTCGTTGTCGAACACGAAGCCGTCCGAATTCTCCAGGATCGGCAGGGTCTCGAGCACGCGCCTCGTGAAGGCGCGGAAGCCGGTGTGATACTCGGACAGCTTGCGCCCGAGAATGAAGTTCTGGACGAGCGTCAGGAGGCGGTTCCCGGCGTACTTGTAGAGCGGCATGCCCCCCTTCAGGGCGCCGCGCACCAGGATGCGCGAGCCGATCACCACGTCGAACATCCCCGATCGGAGCAGGGCCACCATCGACGGAATGAGCTTCGGAGGGTACTGGTAGTCCGGATGGAGCATGACGACGATGCCGGCGCCGCGGTCGAGCGCCGACTGGTAGCAGGTCTTCTGGTTCGCGCCGTAACCCCGGTTCTCGGGGTGGATGATGGTCGGTATGCCGAGCAGCCGCGCCACCTCGACCGTCCGATCGTGGCTGGCGTCGTCCACCAGGATCACCTCGTCGACGACGTCGCGCGGGATCTCGGCGCAGGTCCTCTGCAGCGTCCGCTCCGCGTTGTAGGCCGGCAGGACGACGACCACCCTGGGCGGCGCGCTCACCTGATCTCCATGGATGTGCGTGATATTCTAGCGCGTCATGGGACGGACCCGCTGGCTCCCGTTCGCCATCGTGAGCCTCCTGGCGGCCGCCCCGTACCTGGCGACCCCCGGCTTCGACTTCGTCTTCGACGACCGGCACCTGATCGTCCACAATCTCTTCCTGCGCGAAGCCACGAGCCCGTTCACCGCCTTCGCGCACCACTTATGGCACGGAACGCCGTACGGGGCCGCGTATTACCGGCCGCTCGTGGTGGTCTCCTTCGCCTTGAACGGTCTTTTGTCCGGCTGGGGTCCGGCCGGCTTCCACATGGTGAACGTCCTGCTGCACGCGGCCAACGCGGTGCTGCTGCTGGCCCTGACGCGACGCCTCGGCTGCCCCGGTCCGGCGGCCTTCTCCGCGGCGGCGCTGTTCGCCGTCCACCCGGTCGCGGCCTGGCCGGTCGCTTCGGTCGTGGCGCGCGTCGATCTCCTGCCGGCGTTCTTCATCCTGCTCGCGTGGCTGGAACTCTCGCGACCGAGCAGGAGGGCCGTCCTGGTCGGCCTGTTCTTCCTCGTGGCGCTCCTGTGCAAGGAGTCTTCGGCCGCCTTCCTGGCCGTCCCGGTCCTCGGACTGCGGCGGATGAAGGAGGAGACGCCCGAGAGACCCGATCGGCGGACCGGGCTGGCGCTGGGGTTGGCCGCGGCGCTCTACGTCCTCCTGAGGCGAAGCGCGGGACTCGGGATCCTGATCGGCCGAGACCTGATCGATCCCCTGATCAACCCCCTGAGCGCACTCCCCATCACATCCCGCATCCCCGCCGCGATGACGCTCAGCGGTCGCTACCTGCTCTACCTCCTTCTCCCGACCCGCTTCCACGATCCTTCGAACTACCTGGCCCCCGCGACCCTCCCCGGATCCGGCGACGTCCGCTTCGGACTGTCGCTGCTCGCCCTTCTGGTCGTGGGGTCGGCGGTCACCGTGCTGTCGCTCACGCGCGACAGGATCGCCATTCCGCTGGCCTTCGCGGCCGCCGCCTTTCTCCCCGCCTCCAACCTCATCGTCCCGATCGCCTCTCTGTATGCCCAGAACTTCCTCTACCTGCCGCTCCTTGGCCTGTCTGTCGCGCTTGGAATCATGCTGGGGAGAGTCTCGCCCGCGTGGATGCGCCCCTCTCCCATCAAGGTCGCGTGCGCCACGCTCGTGCTCACGATCCTCGGCATCGCGTCGTGGCGCGAGGCGGGGATCTGGCGCGACGAGGTGTCGCTGTTCAGCGCGCTGTCGGACAGGTTCCCGTATTACCCGCCGGTTCACAGCGCTCTCGGAGTGGCACTCCTGGATCGGGGACGGGCGCGGGAGGCGGTCGGTCCCCTCAGGGAGGCGCTGGCGCTCGCGGCGTCGAGCGTCGAGGCCCACTACAACCTGGGGGTGGCGCTGATCCTGCTTGACGAGAACAGAGACGGGCTGGAGGAGGCCCTCTCACACCTGAAGCTCGCCATCATGTTGCGGCCCCCGTTCGCGCCGGCCCATGCCCAGGCCGCCCGGGCGCTCCTCCTCATGGGACGGGATCGCGAGGCGGAGGTCGAAGCCCGCGAGGCGGTGCGGCTCGAGCCGGATCTCCTGCCCGACGTCGAGCGCTTCTTCAGGCAAAAAAAAACCACCGGGCCCTGAGGCCCGGTGGCGTTTTTCTCCGTTTTCAGAACCTTCAGCTGGCGACGGGTCCGATGGATCGGCAGGTATCGTCGGACTTGCCGCAACTCACTGCTCTCGCCTCGATCTTCTCCGTGTGGATGATCGCCGGCTTCTCATAGGCTTTTTTCATTAGTATCACGCTCCGTCGAATTTAGAAACTGGCCGGGTCCGAGAGAAGAGTGCCCGAGGTCAGCACCGATTCAATGTAGAGAACCTTGGCGCCCTTGAAGTTGCCCTTGGGGATCTGAACCGAGTAGCTGGCTCCCCCGCCCTCGACACCTTTCTTGTCGATCAGAGCGCTGTTCACCTTGATGCGGTTCTTGCCCCCCTGGGCATCGGCCAGGACGTTGAAGCCGACCAGGCCAAGCTCCCCTTCCGTGCGGAAGGAGATGGACACACTGTTGCCGCCTGCGTTGGCGCTCACCTGGACGGCGCGCGGGGAAGGAGCGTTCGGATCGCCTGCGGATCCCAGATCGAGATCACCGACCATGGCCGGCGTCTCCACGCCATTGACCATGCCGGTGGCGCCGAAGTGGGCGCACTGGCCTGCGGCCGGAGGCGGTGTCGGAACACAGAAGTCACCATTGCTGGCGAAATTCGGGTTGGCGACGGGGTCGATCGGGATGTTCGTCCACGCGCCCGTGCTCAGGACAGGGTCTGCTCCAGTGCAAGCCTTCGATGCATCCGCGGGAGTGTCTTTCCGGTACAGCTTTCCGCGGTTCAGAGGGAACAGGGTCGACGCTTGACAGGTCGGGGGGATGAAGCCATTGCCGCCCGTGACGCCCCAGGTCCCGGGGTCGCAATCGGTGTGGGCGCGCGGCACCGGCATGTTTCCGCACAATGTGCCGCCGGTGAAGCTGCGGAACGTGAGTCCCGCCTCGTTCGTGGTGCAGGAGATCGGACCGGCCGGGAACGTGTCGGGTTGCGCCAGGTCGAGTGCATACGCCCCCAGATCGAACGAATAGGGGACCGTCACGAAGAGTGACTTTCCTTTGGCGTCGACGACCTGGACGTAGTTGCGTCCTATATTCGCTGCCTGGGCTGGGTTAGGGCAGCCGGTGAAGCTGCCGCCTCCCCCCCAGTCGAACAGGATGGTCACGTTCCCGTCGTTGGGAGTCCCTGCATCCGGCTGGCACCCAGCCAGCTGACCGTTCGATGAACCCGCATCCGGACAAGCGATGAGCACCGAACCCGTGTTGCAGCTCGCCGCTCCATTGGGGCAGGTGGTGTCCGGCGCGACATTGCTCGATACGCCGAAGGCGAAGGCGCGAACCGGTTCCGTGCAGTTCGAGAACCAGCCGCCGAGAAGGTGCTGCAACGGCGTGGGGTTGACACAGGCCGCGAACACCGGCGTCACCATCACGGCGATTACCAGAACGCCCGCGAGGGCCGTGCTGCCGATCAGTGCTCTTTTCATAGTAAGGTTTCCCTCCAGAGGATTCCTGTACAAGGCCGATTAGAAGTGCGCCGGGATGGAAGAAAGAGGCGTGCAGACGCCGGCGCTGGTGCGACGGATCCTGACAGCCTCCCCCAGAACCAGATTGAGCGTCGAAGCGGCCGACGTGTTGCAGGTCACCGCCGGAGAGGCCGCTGTGCCGTTGATCGGGTCGACCCTCGCGACGGTCGCGCTCGGGCCGGCCGGCACGCCCGACTGCACGCAGAGATCCTGGGCGGTCACGGCCGTGGTGTGATACGGAACCGAGAACCAAGTCGCGCCGATGTTGGAGCTGGCGCCGGCGGTCACGTCGCCGCAGGTCGCGCTCGGAATCCGCCGCAGGAGCAACTGCAGGGACGGACTGTGCGAGCCGACGATGATCGCCGAAGAAGTGCCGGCGACGAAAGTGTTGTTCCTGATCCGGATGCCGAGATAGGGGGCCGCCACGCCGCCCGGAAGCTCGGCGACCGGCCGATCAGTCAGGTCGAGCTTGAGCGTGCCGCAGGCTGCGGTTCCACACGAGCAGAGCCGCGTGGCTCCGGTCTCGGGGTTGACCTGAAAAATGGAAGTGGAGACGTTCGGCAGGGCGAGCTGGGTGCAGACGTCCGCGAACGTGCTGTACGGCCGGTTGAACGGGATGCTGGTCCAGTTGTCGCCCGCGCCCGGCTTCGCCGCGTTGGGCGGATAGAACGCCTTGTTCATCTTGAAGCCCATGTTCGACGCGACCGCGGCACCCCCCGCCGCGAGGATGAGCACAACCGCGACAACGGCAGCCACCGTCGTCCGCGAAGGTTTGAATCTAATCATTCTCCGCCTCCTTTGATCATGAAATCCGGGCACAGTGCACTTACTTACCGTCATTCCCCTCTTTGTCAACAGAAAACTGCCGGAAACCTGCACTACTCGATACGATAGAACACGATAGGCGCGGCGTCCGAATCCCGGTCGACCCAGTTGTTCCCCTTGATGACGTGCGCTTCCGCGGAGCCGAAGGACCTCGGATTGTGGCTCTTGTAAACCGTGTAGGACGAACGGGATCCATCGCTCCAGGCGAGACGGACCGCTTGTCCATCCGTGGTCACGCGGATGCTCGATACCGGCTCGCTCCGGTTCCGCTGCTCGCGCTGGTGAATGACCGCCGGCAGAACCAGGAGGGCCAGGACGAGGGCCGCTCCAGTCGCGAGCGCGCCGGGTCTGATGGAGAAGGCCCATTCCGGCATGCTGTAGGACCAGCGACGGCCCCGAACCCGCACCGCCGCCTCCGTCGCCATCTTCCTGCGCAGAGAGTCCGGCAGGGCCATGTCCACCGTGGTTGCATCCCTCAGAACAGAAGCCACTTGGAGGAACCCTTCGAGCTCGGCGCGGCAGCTGTCGCAGGACGCCAGGTGAGCCTCGAACCCCGACCGATCCTCGGCAGACAGAGCCCCATCCAGGAACATCGACAACCCTCTATGCATGTCTTCGCAGTGAATCATGACTTCTATACCCTGCATCGCGCCTGTCCGTTCAACAGGGAGCGAAAATTTCTACGGGCAGCCCCCCGACGCCGGTACTCCCGGCTTCCCGGCAGGGACCGAGAGGGTGTAGCTCCCCGCCGCCCCGCCTACGGTCGACCGGACCAGGTAGAAATACGCGTCCCCGAGGGGGGGGCGTGACGAGTCCGGCAGGCTGGCCGTGTCGGTGTCGGTGAGATCGTTGGCCAGACAGGTCACGGGACCGAGGTTGTTGGACGTCGGCCCCTGGACGACGAGCCGGAGCTGACCGCGGATGACGTCGTAGGTCGCCCCCGCGACGACACCCCAGGTGAAGACAGAGGCGGTCTGGCCGATGAAATTCGTCGAGTTCAAGGGGTCGCCGGCGACGGTCATGTTCACCAGGACGGTTACGGTGTCGTTGAAGTTGTCGGCGATCGCGAGGTCCGGCTTCCCGTCCCCGTTGCAATCGCCGGCGCCGATCGCCACCGGGAGATCGCGTGTGCCGTAGTCACCCGCCTTGGTGAAATGCCCCTGGCCATCCCCCAGGAGAAGGGAGACGTTGTTGGCGTTGGAGTTGACCGCCGCGACGTCGAGCTTCCCGTCGAGGTTGAAATCGGCCAGGGCCAGGGCCGTGGGGGCCTGGCCGGCGGGACTGTCGATCGATGGAAAGGAGAACACACCGCCGCCATCTCCGAGGAGGGCGCTCACCGTGTTCGAGTCGCTGTTGGCGACGACCAGGTCGAGGAAGCCGTCCCCGTTCAGGTCGCCCCGCACGATGCCACGCGGTCCCAGGCCCACATAGAAGGTCCCCGGGATATCGACGATGCCGCCGGCTCCGTCGGACCTCGCGATCGCGATGACGTCGGTCGGATCGCGGGACGGACTCGGGCTGGAGGTCAGCGCATAATCGTCGAAAGCATCGAGGTTGAACCCGCCGATCGCCAACCCCTCGGGTATCTGCGTCGCTCCAGGGGTGCAGACGGCGGCGCCGAACGTCGTCCCCGAGACCCCGGTGCCGCGGCGGGAGCACAGGTCGCCGGAGGTCTCGCAGGCGATGGCGAAGTCTCGGTTGCCGTCCCCGTTCACGTCCCCGGTCGCGATCGCGATCGGATCGAGACAGCCGACCTGGTTCCCATTGGTCGTCGTGAAGTTGCCCGCGCAGTTCCCCTGAAGGTACGAGTAGGTTCCGTCG harbors:
- a CDS encoding tetratricopeptide repeat protein; translated protein: MSESASARAADSPTGAALVRGALVVPTVLFALYLTHAASAAILAVGAFRVFSLTAGFTSGAACSAITVLAIAGALGAAFAGVRSRHAAAPMALLTLTEAGFGLAALASVGIFRVTRALYLVLWPVLGHSTVGEFGLRLLLAAGMFALPAALYCATIPILSRLITARPEGAGLSLGFAFGLSLAGSALGLAVAGTLVLPSLGVRGSVLMGLALAGIAAAGSLLLRQRGLEGPGAIGTVLAGVDVAAEGPHLAEHPPATTTVRAGALGAAMALFAFTGWAFLLVWDRTLSFIVGRTLEARATTGAVFLLALALGVFLSSALADRLRGPFATLSALAGAASLGAYASMYLVPQVALFYLKLTPFLSRPGLTQLPATLAAMSLMLPAALFLGAALPLLGQGARVLRRPAPGVVIFFALGIVLADLVIGLLAIPAFGLRRSLSLVSAVGLLAAILFLAFARFRNPTLRPTLALFLLGLMIVLGGYPASWDPRIIDAGLYRYGARSIERFGSVADYLAARQGIDLLFYHEGKESSVMVERTLRPAEGMPPEEVLTLTVDGKVEATTGNDIRTQVLQGHIPVLVHGPTETVLQIDFLDGITAGSVLRHPVKSLTVIEREPALFEASKNFASYNNSPVDDPRLLRVVDAARARLLAAPARYDVILVAGLEPWLPQSASLVTTEGLALLKDRLNSGGLVSLRVPLASTGEAELRAVMRSFARVFPSILVFRISDEDLLLLGSAEPLSLDAGWFRNVISSTSDVSHDLHRVTVIGANEILYTFRLAGDGLRKALSEGPLNDDDHAAVEFASARDMTVHGNSALVAALEEAGGSVLPHLKNYGATPEEKADFLYNLAKSYLGIAGDPVRAKEIARELQSLGQTVQARWVMGEALMQQADVDGALGEWRGVLEVEPGNLDALFSLGTYFMDSRDYWKAEPYLDKAARTYADVSIVRYNHGRNLFYLGNNKEAIAELKEARRINLEKEKRDGYPLVDYLVGVVSHRLKNDKEAAASLETYLKWAYTQPLTRVEVDAHLKLAEVYDVIGKRFDAHKQRQKGEDLLRRLQGEASQSPPAVPTGGGTSPPR
- a CDS encoding glycosyltransferase family 2 protein is translated as MSAPPRVVVVLPAYNAERTLQRTCAEIPRDVVDEVILVDDASHDRTVEVARLLGIPTIIHPENRGYGANQKTCYQSALDRGAGIVVMLHPDYQYPPKLIPSMVALLRSGMFDVVIGSRILVRGALKGGMPLYKYAGNRLLTLVQNFILGRKLSEYHTGFRAFTRRVLETLPILENSDGFVFDNEMLCQTIHFGFSIGEVSSPCAYFKEASSIGFVSSLRYGLGVLRTAFLYRLSRLGLLRPRIFSREGRRLR
- a CDS encoding tetratricopeptide repeat protein — encoded protein: MGRTRWLPFAIVSLLAAAPYLATPGFDFVFDDRHLIVHNLFLREATSPFTAFAHHLWHGTPYGAAYYRPLVVVSFALNGLLSGWGPAGFHMVNVLLHAANAVLLLALTRRLGCPGPAAFSAAALFAVHPVAAWPVASVVARVDLLPAFFILLAWLELSRPSRRAVLVGLFFLVALLCKESSAAFLAVPVLGLRRMKEETPERPDRRTGLALGLAAALYVLLRRSAGLGILIGRDLIDPLINPLSALPITSRIPAAMTLSGRYLLYLLLPTRFHDPSNYLAPATLPGSGDVRFGLSLLALLVVGSAVTVLSLTRDRIAIPLAFAAAAFLPASNLIVPIASLYAQNFLYLPLLGLSVALGIMLGRVSPAWMRPSPIKVACATLVLTILGIASWREAGIWRDEVSLFSALSDRFPYYPPVHSALGVALLDRGRAREAVGPLREALALAASSVEAHYNLGVALILLDENRDGLEEALSHLKLAIMLRPPFAPAHAQAARALLLMGRDREAEVEAREAVRLEPDLLPDVERFFRQKKTTGP
- a CDS encoding anti-sigma factor — protein: MHRGLSMFLDGALSAEDRSGFEAHLASCDSCRAELEGFLQVASVLRDATTVDMALPDSLRRKMATEAAVRVRGRRWSYSMPEWAFSIRPGALATGAALVLALLVLPAVIHQREQRNRSEPVSSIRVTTDGQAVRLAWSDGSRSSYTVYKSHNPRSFGSAEAHVIKGNNWVDRDSDAAPIVFYRIE